In one Gossypium hirsutum isolate 1008001.06 chromosome D09, Gossypium_hirsutum_v2.1, whole genome shotgun sequence genomic region, the following are encoded:
- the LOC107931327 gene encoding SAL1 phosphatase isoform X2, which yields MSINWLRFVSPSLKKPPLFHLCHLPPPPPSSSAVIVAMSYDKELAAAKKAASLAARLCQKVQKALLQSDVQSKNDKSPVTVADYGSQALVSFVLQQEFPDNFSLVAEEDSKDLRKDGGQEIVERITKLVNDSLTIDGSYNVTLSTEDVLKAIDNGRSEGGSQGRHWVLDPIDGTKGFLRGDQYAIALALLDGGKVVLGVLACPNLPLTSLSDAGQHSPNNKVGCLFFAVVGGGTYMQPLDGSSAVKVQVSAVENPEEASFFESYEAAHSMHDLSSLIAQKLGVKAPPVRIDSQAKYGALSRGDGAIYLRLPHKGYREKIWDHAAGCIVVSEGAKCKRTPSTRASMKLGVWSQMLQGSHWIFQRESILIWTQASLSPTRS from the exons atgtcTATAAATTGGTTGAGATTTGTTTCCCCCTCTCTTAAAAAGCCCCCTCTTTTTCATCTCTGTCACTtgcctcctcctcctccttcttcTTCTGCTGTGATTGTGGCAATGTCTTATGATAAAGAACTGGCTGCTGCAAAGAAAGCAGCCTCTCTCGCTGCTCGTCTCTGTCAG AAAGTACAAAAGGCTTTGCTGCAATCCGATGTTCAATCAAAGAATGATAAAAGTCCTGTAACTGTTGCTGATTATG GCTCACAAGCACTGGTTAGTTTTGTGCTGCAGCAGGAATTTCCTGATAACTTCTCATTAGTTGCTGAGGAG GATTCTAAAGATCTTCGCAAGGATGGTGGCCAGGAAATAGTAGAGCGCATTACAAAACTTGTGAACGATTCTCTAACTATTGATGGATCATACAATGTTACTTTATCCACAGAAGATGTTCTCAAGGCCATTGACAATGGCAGATCTGAAGGTGGTTCCCAAGGTCGACACTGGGTTTTGGATCCTATAGATGGTACTAAAGG TTTTCTGAGAGGAGATCAATATGCAATAGCATTGGCTTTGCTAGATGGAGGAAAAGTTGTCCTGGGTGTGCTGGCTTGTCCAAATCTTCCACTAACTTCCCTCAGTGATGCTGGTCAGCATTCTCCAAATAATAAAGTTGGCTGCCTTTTCTTTGCTGTAGTAGGTGGTGGAACTTATATGCAGCCACTTGATGGTTCTTCGGCAGTAAAG GTGCAAGTAAGTGCTGTTGAAAATCCTGAAGAAGCATCATTCTTTGAGTCTTATGAAGCAGCACACTCCATGCATGATTTATCTAGCTTGATTGCCCAA AAACTCGGCGTCAAAGCACCACCGGTTAGAATTGATAGCCAGGCAAAGTATGGTGCTCTATCCAGAGGAGATGGAGCCATATATCTGCGTCTTCCACACAAAGGGTATCGAGAAAAAATATGGGATCATGCTGCTGGGTGTATTGTTGTGAGTG AGGGTGCAAAATGCAAACGGACTCctagtacaagggcctccatg AAGCTGGGGGTGTGGTCACAGATGCTGCAGGGCAGCCATTGGATTTTTCAAAGGGAAAGTATCTTGATCTGGACACAGGCATCATTGTCACCAACCAGAAGTTGA
- the LOC107931327 gene encoding SAL1 phosphatase isoform X1: MSINWLRFVSPSLKKPPLFHLCHLPPPPPSSSAVIVAMSYDKELAAAKKAASLAARLCQKVQKALLQSDVQSKNDKSPVTVADYGSQALVSFVLQQEFPDNFSLVAEEDSKDLRKDGGQEIVERITKLVNDSLTIDGSYNVTLSTEDVLKAIDNGRSEGGSQGRHWVLDPIDGTKGFLRGDQYAIALALLDGGKVVLGVLACPNLPLTSLSDAGQHSPNNKVGCLFFAVVGGGTYMQPLDGSSAVKVQVSAVENPEEASFFESYEAAHSMHDLSSLIAQKLGVKAPPVRIDSQAKYGALSRGDGAIYLRLPHKGYREKIWDHAAGCIVVSEAGGVVTDAAGQPLDFSKGKYLDLDTGIIVTNQKLMPLLFNAVRKSIQEKASSL, encoded by the exons atgtcTATAAATTGGTTGAGATTTGTTTCCCCCTCTCTTAAAAAGCCCCCTCTTTTTCATCTCTGTCACTtgcctcctcctcctccttcttcTTCTGCTGTGATTGTGGCAATGTCTTATGATAAAGAACTGGCTGCTGCAAAGAAAGCAGCCTCTCTCGCTGCTCGTCTCTGTCAG AAAGTACAAAAGGCTTTGCTGCAATCCGATGTTCAATCAAAGAATGATAAAAGTCCTGTAACTGTTGCTGATTATG GCTCACAAGCACTGGTTAGTTTTGTGCTGCAGCAGGAATTTCCTGATAACTTCTCATTAGTTGCTGAGGAG GATTCTAAAGATCTTCGCAAGGATGGTGGCCAGGAAATAGTAGAGCGCATTACAAAACTTGTGAACGATTCTCTAACTATTGATGGATCATACAATGTTACTTTATCCACAGAAGATGTTCTCAAGGCCATTGACAATGGCAGATCTGAAGGTGGTTCCCAAGGTCGACACTGGGTTTTGGATCCTATAGATGGTACTAAAGG TTTTCTGAGAGGAGATCAATATGCAATAGCATTGGCTTTGCTAGATGGAGGAAAAGTTGTCCTGGGTGTGCTGGCTTGTCCAAATCTTCCACTAACTTCCCTCAGTGATGCTGGTCAGCATTCTCCAAATAATAAAGTTGGCTGCCTTTTCTTTGCTGTAGTAGGTGGTGGAACTTATATGCAGCCACTTGATGGTTCTTCGGCAGTAAAG GTGCAAGTAAGTGCTGTTGAAAATCCTGAAGAAGCATCATTCTTTGAGTCTTATGAAGCAGCACACTCCATGCATGATTTATCTAGCTTGATTGCCCAA AAACTCGGCGTCAAAGCACCACCGGTTAGAATTGATAGCCAGGCAAAGTATGGTGCTCTATCCAGAGGAGATGGAGCCATATATCTGCGTCTTCCACACAAAGGGTATCGAGAAAAAATATGGGATCATGCTGCTGGGTGTATTGTTGTGAGTG AAGCTGGGGGTGTGGTCACAGATGCTGCAGGGCAGCCATTGGATTTTTCAAAGGGAAAGTATCTTGATCTGGACACAGGCATCATTGTCACCAACCAGAAGTTGATGCCATTAC
- the LOC107931327 gene encoding SAL1 phosphatase isoform X4, which yields MSINWLRFVSPSLKKPPLFHLCHLPPPPPSSSAVIVAMSYDKELAAAKKAASLAARLCQKVQKALLQSDVQSKNDKSPVTVADYGSQALVSFVLQQEFPDNFSLVAEEDSKDLRKDGGQEIVERITKLVNDSLTIDGSYNVTLSTEDVLKAIDNGRSEGGSQGRHWVLDPIDGTKGFLRGDQYAIALALLDGGKVVLGVLACPNLPLTSLSDAGQHSPNNKVGCLFFAVVGGGTYMQPLDGSSAVKVQVSAVENPEEASFFESYEAAHSMHDLSSLIAQKLGVKAPPVRIDSQAKYGALSRGDGAIYLRLPHKGYREKIWDHAAGCIVVSVIHLPTFLRGCKMQTDS from the exons atgtcTATAAATTGGTTGAGATTTGTTTCCCCCTCTCTTAAAAAGCCCCCTCTTTTTCATCTCTGTCACTtgcctcctcctcctccttcttcTTCTGCTGTGATTGTGGCAATGTCTTATGATAAAGAACTGGCTGCTGCAAAGAAAGCAGCCTCTCTCGCTGCTCGTCTCTGTCAG AAAGTACAAAAGGCTTTGCTGCAATCCGATGTTCAATCAAAGAATGATAAAAGTCCTGTAACTGTTGCTGATTATG GCTCACAAGCACTGGTTAGTTTTGTGCTGCAGCAGGAATTTCCTGATAACTTCTCATTAGTTGCTGAGGAG GATTCTAAAGATCTTCGCAAGGATGGTGGCCAGGAAATAGTAGAGCGCATTACAAAACTTGTGAACGATTCTCTAACTATTGATGGATCATACAATGTTACTTTATCCACAGAAGATGTTCTCAAGGCCATTGACAATGGCAGATCTGAAGGTGGTTCCCAAGGTCGACACTGGGTTTTGGATCCTATAGATGGTACTAAAGG TTTTCTGAGAGGAGATCAATATGCAATAGCATTGGCTTTGCTAGATGGAGGAAAAGTTGTCCTGGGTGTGCTGGCTTGTCCAAATCTTCCACTAACTTCCCTCAGTGATGCTGGTCAGCATTCTCCAAATAATAAAGTTGGCTGCCTTTTCTTTGCTGTAGTAGGTGGTGGAACTTATATGCAGCCACTTGATGGTTCTTCGGCAGTAAAG GTGCAAGTAAGTGCTGTTGAAAATCCTGAAGAAGCATCATTCTTTGAGTCTTATGAAGCAGCACACTCCATGCATGATTTATCTAGCTTGATTGCCCAA AAACTCGGCGTCAAAGCACCACCGGTTAGAATTGATAGCCAGGCAAAGTATGGTGCTCTATCCAGAGGAGATGGAGCCATATATCTGCGTCTTCCACACAAAGGGTATCGAGAAAAAATATGGGATCATGCTGCTGGGTGTATTGTTGTGAGTG TGATTCATTTGCCTACTTTTCTTAGAGGGTGCAAAATGCAAACGGACTCctag
- the LOC107931327 gene encoding SAL1 phosphatase isoform X3, which yields MSINWLRFVSPSLKKPPLFHLCHLPPPPPSSSAVIVAMSYDKELAAAKKAASLAARLCQKVQKALLQSDVQSKNDKSPVTVADYGSQALVSFVLQQEFPDNFSLVAEEDSKDLRKDGGQEIVERITKLVNDSLTIDGSYNVTLSTEDVLKAIDNGRSEGGSQGRHWVLDPIDGTKGFLRGDQYAIALALLDGGKVVLGVLACPNLPLTSLSDAGQHSPNNKVGCLFFAVVGGGTYMQPLDGSSAVKVQVSAVENPEEASFFESYEAAHSMHDLSSLIAQKLGVKAPPVRIDSQAKYGALSRGDGAIYLRLPHKGYREKIWDHAAGCIVVSVLEPFGKNTMEVIVLGVRLHFAPSIQKMSKLIVLH from the exons atgtcTATAAATTGGTTGAGATTTGTTTCCCCCTCTCTTAAAAAGCCCCCTCTTTTTCATCTCTGTCACTtgcctcctcctcctccttcttcTTCTGCTGTGATTGTGGCAATGTCTTATGATAAAGAACTGGCTGCTGCAAAGAAAGCAGCCTCTCTCGCTGCTCGTCTCTGTCAG AAAGTACAAAAGGCTTTGCTGCAATCCGATGTTCAATCAAAGAATGATAAAAGTCCTGTAACTGTTGCTGATTATG GCTCACAAGCACTGGTTAGTTTTGTGCTGCAGCAGGAATTTCCTGATAACTTCTCATTAGTTGCTGAGGAG GATTCTAAAGATCTTCGCAAGGATGGTGGCCAGGAAATAGTAGAGCGCATTACAAAACTTGTGAACGATTCTCTAACTATTGATGGATCATACAATGTTACTTTATCCACAGAAGATGTTCTCAAGGCCATTGACAATGGCAGATCTGAAGGTGGTTCCCAAGGTCGACACTGGGTTTTGGATCCTATAGATGGTACTAAAGG TTTTCTGAGAGGAGATCAATATGCAATAGCATTGGCTTTGCTAGATGGAGGAAAAGTTGTCCTGGGTGTGCTGGCTTGTCCAAATCTTCCACTAACTTCCCTCAGTGATGCTGGTCAGCATTCTCCAAATAATAAAGTTGGCTGCCTTTTCTTTGCTGTAGTAGGTGGTGGAACTTATATGCAGCCACTTGATGGTTCTTCGGCAGTAAAG GTGCAAGTAAGTGCTGTTGAAAATCCTGAAGAAGCATCATTCTTTGAGTCTTATGAAGCAGCACACTCCATGCATGATTTATCTAGCTTGATTGCCCAA AAACTCGGCGTCAAAGCACCACCGGTTAGAATTGATAGCCAGGCAAAGTATGGTGCTCTATCCAGAGGAGATGGAGCCATATATCTGCGTCTTCCACACAAAGGGTATCGAGAAAAAATATGGGATCATGCTGCTGGGTGTATTGTTGTGAGTG TGTTGGAACCTTTTGGTAAAAATACCATGGAGGTTATTgtattaggagttagattgcattttgccccctctattcaaaaaatgagcaaattaattgTTTTACATTAG